A section of the Megalopta genalis isolate 19385.01 unplaced genomic scaffold, iyMegGena1_principal scaffold0524, whole genome shotgun sequence genome encodes:
- the LOC143263382 gene encoding uncharacterized protein LOC143263382: MFAVDFIIDMDGFSIEKKFICKELAIVNVHSGESELFEFKLDYNYNDLTMQDRKGVWYVTNFVHGIPFKNFSGKINYRGEDIKYIIREFTRSYKNPIIGYKGGNIERDILLKIGMRLRNLEDFGCPKYDILITDPSYGKFNSPCRLHCWISKRKSSKKYHCCLSEVRVFREWLLKLKEREDGLSASKVVTSNDE; this comes from the exons ATGTTCGCGGTCGATTTTATTATAGACATGGATGGGTTtagtattgaaaaaaaatttatttgtaaAGAACTTGCCATTGTTAATGTTCATTCTGGTGAGAGTGAGTTATTTGAGTTTAAGCTAGATTACAATTATAATGATTTAACAATGCAAGATCGCAAAGGTGTATGGTACGTAACAAACTTCGTCCATGGAATACCATTTAAAAATTTTAGCGGTAAAATTAATTATCGGGGCGAGGATATCAAGTATATTATAAGAGAATTCACACGGTCATATAAAAACCCCATAATTGGGTATAAAGGGGGAAATATTGAACgggatattttattaaaaattggaatGAGATTAAGAAATCTGGAGGATTTTGGTTGCCCGAAATACGATATTTTAATAACCGACCCGTCATATGGGAAATTCAATAGCCCGTGCAGGCTGCATTGCTGGATATCGAAGAGAAAATCAAGTAAAAAATATCATTGCTGTTTGAGTGAGGTTCGCGTTTTTAGAGAATGGCTGCTTAAATTAAAag AGAGGGAAGATGGATTATCAGCGTCGAAGGTGGTGACGTCAAACgacgaataa
- the LOC143263381 gene encoding death-associated inhibitor of apoptosis 1-like gives MRREEEEEEEEEEEEEEDAEDCDCNQRLSITVPSARSASFGSSSWKKEIMMDYRREEDRLRSFEFWPIEYIQPEELAAAGFYYLGQDDFVACFACDIELHRWQHNDRAMSEHHFWSRNCPYVLGENCGNVPIDAHPTIMSISSSRSGVDECGIYDYTMDEKRASS, from the exons ATGAGAAGAG aggaggaggaggaggaggaggaggaggaagaggaggaggaggacgcgGAAGATTGCGATTGCAATCAACGGCTCAGTATCACTGTGCCCTCAGCGAGGAGCGCGTCCTTTGGAAGTAGTTCATGGAAG AAAGAGATAATGATGGACTATCGACGCGAGGAGGATAGACTTCGAAGTTTCGAATTCTGGCCAATTGAGTATATTCAGCCGGAGGAGCTTGCAGCCGCAGGATTTTACTATCTGGGTCAAGACGATTTTGTCGCATGTTTTGCATGCGACATCGAATTGCATCGGTGGCAACATAACGACAGGGCTATGTCGGAGCATCACTTCTGGTCCAGAAACTGCCCATATGTACTGGGGGAAAATTGTGGCAACGTGCCGATCGATGCTCATCCCACAATCATGTCGATATCATCATCAAGAAGCGGTGTGGACGAGTGCGGAATCTACGATTATACCATGGATGAGAAGAG agCGTCATcctga